One segment of Pseudoalteromonas rubra DNA contains the following:
- the lexA gene encoding transcriptional repressor LexA, producing MRPLTKRQEQVFELIKVFIKDTGMPPTRAEIAESLGFRSANAAEEHLKALAKKGVIEMVPGASRGIRLVENEPEQLGLPLVGRVAAGEPILAQEHIESHCSVDPAMFHPAADYLLRVNGMSMKNIGIMDGDLLAVHRTQVVNNGQVVVARVEEDVTVKRFEKLGKKVYLHAENEDFSPIEVDLEQQSFSVEGLAVGVIRGDI from the coding sequence ATGCGACCACTCACCAAACGACAAGAACAAGTTTTTGAACTCATAAAAGTCTTCATCAAAGATACCGGCATGCCTCCGACTCGGGCAGAGATTGCTGAGTCGCTTGGGTTTCGGAGTGCGAATGCTGCAGAAGAGCACTTAAAAGCGTTAGCGAAAAAGGGTGTTATAGAAATGGTACCAGGTGCAAGCAGGGGTATTCGGCTAGTAGAAAATGAACCTGAACAACTAGGGTTACCCTTAGTTGGTCGAGTTGCTGCTGGAGAGCCTATTCTTGCTCAGGAGCATATTGAGAGTCACTGTTCAGTAGACCCAGCAATGTTCCACCCCGCGGCCGATTATTTGTTGCGCGTTAATGGCATGAGTATGAAAAACATCGGCATTATGGATGGAGACCTACTTGCAGTGCACCGCACTCAGGTTGTGAATAATGGCCAGGTTGTGGTTGCACGTGTAGAAGAAGACGTCACGGTTAAGCGCTTCGAAAAGTTAGGGAAGAAAGTCTATCTACATGCTGAAAACGAGGACTTCTCGCCCATTGAAGTTGATTTAGAACAACAGAGCTTTTCGGTAGAAGGCCTGGCGGTCGGTGTTATCCGAGGTGATATTTAA
- the coxB gene encoding cytochrome c oxidase subunit II, translating to MCLCVSMLTLASDYNMRTGVTDISNQVYQLHMTIFWICCVIGLIVFSVMFWALIHHRRSKGAEPAQFHESTKVEILWTAIPFLILVAMAVPATKTLIAMEDTDKADLTIKVTGSQWKWHYEYLGHDVDFYSLMSTPRAQIDNMESKTENYLLEVDKPLVIPTGKKVRFLLTSDDVIHSWWVPDFAVKKDANPGFINEAWTNVNEPGTYRGQCAELCGKDHGFMPVVVEAKPEAEFQAWLANEKAQRELAAQQEAALLDQTLSKDELMATGERVYMAYCAACHQPTGLGLQGVFPALKGSAMVTGDLQAHIEIIMDGRPGTAMQAFAKQLSLKEVAGVITYKRNSWGNDTGEVIQPSQIQAYLDGKQEEAK from the coding sequence ATGTGTTTATGTGTCAGTATGCTCACGCTCGCAAGCGACTACAACATGCGTACAGGCGTAACTGACATCAGTAATCAGGTTTATCAGTTACACATGACCATCTTCTGGATCTGTTGTGTAATAGGGCTGATTGTCTTTTCGGTCATGTTTTGGGCACTGATCCATCATCGGCGTTCTAAAGGCGCGGAGCCCGCGCAGTTTCATGAAAGCACTAAAGTTGAAATCCTCTGGACTGCTATCCCATTTTTAATTTTGGTTGCTATGGCTGTGCCTGCGACAAAAACACTGATCGCAATGGAAGACACTGATAAGGCAGATCTGACGATTAAAGTTACCGGATCGCAGTGGAAGTGGCATTACGAATATTTGGGTCATGATGTCGATTTTTATTCCTTAATGTCTACGCCAAGAGCTCAGATAGACAATATGGAAAGCAAGACTGAAAACTATCTGTTGGAGGTCGATAAGCCGCTGGTGATCCCGACGGGTAAGAAAGTGAGGTTTTTACTGACTTCTGATGATGTGATCCATTCCTGGTGGGTACCTGACTTTGCGGTAAAAAAAGATGCTAATCCAGGGTTCATTAACGAAGCTTGGACAAATGTCAATGAGCCCGGCACCTATCGAGGTCAATGTGCAGAGCTGTGCGGCAAAGATCATGGTTTTATGCCAGTTGTCGTCGAAGCCAAGCCCGAGGCGGAATTTCAGGCATGGCTTGCCAACGAGAAAGCGCAAAGAGAGCTTGCCGCGCAGCAAGAGGCCGCGCTTTTGGACCAAACACTCAGCAAAGATGAGTTAATGGCGACGGGAGAGCGTGTTTACATGGCCTACTGTGCAGCATGTCATCAACCCACAGGGCTCGGTCTGCAAGGGGTGTTTCCTGCCTTAAAGGGGAGCGCTATGGTCACCGGCGATCTGCAAGCACACATTGAAATTATTATGGACGGACGCCCTGGCACTGCGATGCAGGCTTTTGCGAAGCAGTTGTCATTAAAGGAAGTGGCCGGAGTTATCACTTATAAAAGAAATAGCTGGGGAAATGATACCGGGGAAGTTATTCAACCTAGCCAAATACAAGCTTACCTTGACGGCAAACAGGAGGAAGCCAAATGA